GTGCTGCGGGCACTGGCCGAGCTGCGTCGCAGCGGCATCGAGCCGCGGCACCTGCGCGGTTTCCGTGCGGCCGCCGAGCGCGAGATCGGCCTGATCGAGACGGCGCTGGTGCCCATCGCCCGCCGCAACGACGTCAGCAGCAAAGCCCGGACGGCCGAGCTGGCGCGCGAGATCGCGGCGCAGCTCGACGTGGTCCGAGGCAGCATCATCCGCTCGTCCATCGCGCGTCTGCGGCCATGAAACGGTCGCGCCCACTCGACACGCCGGAGCCGAAACAGCGGATGTCGTTGCCCGGCGACCCCCGCATGAGTACCGTGGATGAAGCGACGCGGATGCGACGCGAGATCCGCAACCCGGGCGAGAGGCGAACACCATGAGCGAACTGAGTCGTGAAGACGGCGCTCGGTACGACCTCGGACTCCTGTTCACCGACGGTCTCCCCGAGATGGACGACGTGAACGGCTACCGCGGTGCGGTCGCCGCCCGCGCAGCCGGCATCTCCTACCGTCAGCTGGACTACTGGGCGCGCACGGGACTGGTCGAGCCGACCGTCCGCGGCGCCGCCGGTTCCGGCTCGCAGCGCCTGTACGGCTTCCGCGACATCCTCGTCCTCAAGCTCGTGAAGCGCCTGCTCGACACCGGCATCTCGCTCCAGCAGATCCGCACCGCCGTCAACCAGCTCCGTGAGTCGGGGGTCAGCGACCTGGCCCAGACGACGCTGATGAGCGACGGCGCGAGCGTCTACCTCTGCACCTCGAACGACGAGGTCATCGACCTGGTCAGCCGCGGCCAGGGCGTCTTCGGCATCGCGGTCGGCAAGGTCCTCCGCGAGGTGGAGTCGAGCCTCGTCGAGCTCGACACGCAGGCCGAGGCCATGGACGAGCTCGCCGCTCGCCGCGCCGCCCGCACCCGCGCCTCCTAGGCCCCCACGCGCCGCCCCTTCCGCGCATTCGTGACGAATGCGCGCCGTTCGTCACGAATGGCCGCCATTCGTCACGAATCCCAGCGCGAGCCTCGTACCCATTCGTCACGAATGAGCGCCATTCGTCACGAAAGGCCGCCATTCGTGACGAATGACGGCCATGTCGGCGGCTCAGGACTGGGCGGTCGCGTACTCGCCGATGCGGGCGGTGCGCAGCACGCGCTCCAGCAGCATGTCGAAGTTGTGCGCCATCTCCTGCGCGCTCTCGCCCGGCCAGACGTGGAGGGGCTTGGCCGCGCCCTGCGCCTGCTGCAGCGAGGTGCGCTCCGGAAGCTGAGGGGAGAGCACGAGCGGCCCGAACATGTCGCGCAGCTCCTTGATCCGGAACTGGTGCTCGAGCGACTGGACGCGCGCGCGGTTGACGATGATGCCGAGCGGCTGGAGGCGCGGCGAGAGTCCGCGGCGGATCTCCTCGATCGCGCGCAGTGCACGGTCCGCGGCGGCCACCGAGAACAGGCCCGGCTCGGTCACCACGGCGACGCGGTCGCTCGCGGCCCACGCCGTGCGGGTGAGTGCGTTCAGCGACGGAGCGCAGTCGATCAGCACGAGCTCGTAGTCGTGCTCGACGTTCGCGAGCGCCTCCTCGAGCTTCCAGATGTCGCGGATGCTCGGGTGCGGACCGTCGAAGTTGATCGCCGACGGGCTTCCGATCATCACATCGATCGTGCCGGAGCGGCCCTTGGTCCAGCCGGACGGCGCGATCGCCGCGCGCACGATCTTCTCCTTGGGGGAGGCGAGCACGTCGGCCACATTGAGGTGCCCGGCGACCTGGATGTCCATCCCGGTGGACACGTCCGACTGCGGGTCGAGGTCCACGACCAGCGTGCGAAGTCCCTTCGCGAACGCCGCCGACGCCAGTCCGAGCGTCACCGTGGTCTTTCCGACACCGCCCTTGAGGGAGCTAACGCTGAGTACGTGCACGACAGCCACGTTACCTTTACTAGTGTTAGAGAACCTAACCGTTTGCTGTGTGGTGTCGACCCCTGCTCGAAAGGTCCCCATGTTCCGAAAGATCCTCGTTGCCAACCGCGGTGAAATCGCCATCCGAGCCTTCCGCGCCGCTTACGAGCTGGGCGCCGAGACCGTCGCCGTTTTCCCGTACGAGGACCGCAACTCCATGCACCGGCTGAAGGCCGACGAGGCGTATCAGATCGGCGAGCCCGGTCACCCCGTGCGCGCCTACCTCGACGTGCAGGAGATCATCCGCGTCGCGAAGGAGTCCGGCGCCGACGCGATCTACCCGGGCTACGGCTTCCTCTCCGAGAACCCCGAGCTGGCCGAGGCCGCTCGCGCCGCCGGCATCACCTTCATCGGTCCGCGCGCCGAAGTGCTCGAGATGGCCGGCAACAAGGTCACGGCCAAGGAGCACGCGATCGCCGCGGGCGTCCCCGTTCTGAAGTCGTCGAAGCCGTCGAAGGACCTCGACGAGCTCCTCGCCGCCGCGGACGAGATCGGGTTCCCGATCTTCGCCAAGGCGGTCGCGGGGGGCGGCGGGCGCGGCATGCGCCGCGTCAACGCGAAGGAGGACCTGCGTCCGGCTCTGGAGGAGGCGATGCGGGAGGCGGACAGCGCCTTCGGCGACGCCACCATGTTCCTCGAGCAGGCCGTGCTGCGTCCGCGTCACATCGAGGTGCAGATCCTCGCCGACGCGACCGGCGACACGATGCACCTGTTCGAGCGCGACTGCTCCGTGCAGCGCCGCCACCAGAAGGTGGTCGAGATCGCGCCGGCGCCCAACCTGTCGGACGACATCCGCCAGTCGCTGTACCGCGACGCGGTCGCCTTCGCCCGCTCGATCGGCTACGAGAACGCGGGCACCGTGGAGTTCCTGCTCGACACCGCGGGGGAGCGCGCCGGTCAGCACGTCTTCATCGAGATGAACCCGCGCATCCAGGTCGAGCACACGGTCACCGAGGAGATCACCGACGTCGACCTCGTGCAGTCGCAGATCCGGATCGCCGCGGGCGAGACCCTCGCCGACCTCGGCCTCAGCCAGGACACCGTGCAGATCCGGGGCGCGGCGCTGCAGTGCCGCATCACAACGGAGGACCCGACCGCGGGCTTCCGTCCCGACACCGGCAAGATCACCACCTACCGCTCCCCGGGCGGCGCGGGCATCCGTCTCGACGGCGGCACGATCAACCCGGGCGCCCAGATCAGCCCGCACTTCGACTCCATGCTGGCGAAGCTCATCACGCGCGGCCGCGACTTCCCGGCCGCCGTCCTGCGCGCCCGCCGCGCCCTCGCCGAATTCCGCGTGCGCGGTGTCTCCACGAACATCCCGTTCCTGCAGGCGGTCCTCGAAGACCCCGACTTCATCGCCGGGAACGTGTCCACCTCGTTCATCGAGGAGCGCCCGGAGCTGTTCAAGGGCCGCGAGTCGAAGGACCGCGGCACGAAGGTGCTCAACTGGCTGGCCGACGTCACGGTCAACCAGCCGAATGGCCCCCGTCCGCTGAGCATCGAGCCGGCGGACAAGCTCCCGAAGATCGACCTCAACGCGCCGGCACCGGCGGGCTCGCGCCAGCGGCTGCTCGAGCTCGGCCCGGCGGGCTTCGCCGAGGCGCTCCGCGCGCAGAAGGCGCTGGCGGTCACCGAGACGACGTTCCGTGACGCGCACCAGTCGCTGCTCGCGACCCGCGTGCGCACCCGCGACCTGCTCGCCGTCGCTCCGTACGTCGCACGCATGACGCCCGAGCTGCTGTCGGTCGAGGCGTGGGGAGGGGCGACCTACGACGTGGCGCTCCGCTTCCTCGGCGAGGACCCGTGGGAGCGCCTGGCCACCCTCCGCGAGGCACTGCCGAACATCAACATCCAGATGCTGCTGCGCGGCCGCAACACCGTGGGCTACACGCCGTACCCGACGCAGGTCACCGACGCCTTCGTGCGGGAGGCGGCAGCTACCGGTGTCGACATCTTCCGCATCTTCGACGCGCTCAACGACGTTTCGCAGATGCGTCCGGCGATCGAGTCGGTCCTCGCGACCGGTTCGGCGATCGCCGAGGTCGCCGTCTGCTACACCGGCGACCTGCTCGACCCGGCGGAGGACCTCTACACCCTCGATTACTACCTGCGTCTCGCCGAGCAGATCGTCGAGTCGGGTGCGCACATCCTCGCCATCAAGGACATGGCCGGTCTCCTTCGTCCGTCGGCCGCCGAGAAGCTGGTGGCCGCGTTCCGCGAGCGGTTCGACCTGCCCGTCCACGTGCACACGCACGACACCCCGGGTGGCCAGCTGGCCACGCTGCTCGCGGCATCCCGTGCCGGAGCGGACGCGGTGGATGTGGCGAGCGCGCCCATGGCCGGCACCACCAGCCAGCCGAGCGCCTCCGCCCTCGTCGCCGCGCTCGCGCACACCGAGCGCGACACCGGCATCTCGCTGAGCGCCGTCGAAGACCTCGAGCCGTACTGGGAGGCCGTCCGTCAGGTCTACCGCCCCTTCGAGTCCGGACTTCCGGGCCCCACCGGCCGCGTGTACAAGCACGAGATCCCGGGCGGCCAGCTGTCCAACCTGCGTCAGCAGGCGAAGGCGCTCGGCCTCGCCGAGGACTTCGAGCTCGTGGAGGACATGTACGCCGCCGCGAACCGCATCCTCGGCCGCATCCCCAAGGTGACGCCGTCCTCGAAGGTCGTCGGCGATCTCGCGCTGCACCTCGCAGCCGTGAAGGCCGACCCGGACGACTTCGCCGAGAACCCGCAGAACTACGACATCCCGGACTCCGTGGTCGGCTTCATGGCTGGCGAGCTCGGGGAGCTGCCGGGTGGATGGCCGGAGCCGTTCCGCACGAAGGTGCTGGCCGGCAAGACGGTCAAGGTCGGCGTGGAGGACCTCTCGTCCGACGACGCGTCCGCGCTCGAGGGCTCCAGCGAGGAGCGCCGCGCGACCCTCAACCGGCTGCTCTTCCCGGCGCCGACCCGCATCTACGAGCAGATGAAAGAACTGTTCGGCGACCTCTCGGTGGTCGACTCGCTCGACTACCTGTACGGCCTCAAGCAGGGCTCGGAGCACGTGGTGGAGTTCAGCCGCGGCGTCCGCCTGTACGTCGGGCTCGAGGCGATCGGCGAGGCCGACGAGAAGGGCATGCGCACGGTCATGACCACGCTCAACGGCCAGTTGCGGCCGGTGTTCGTACGCGACCGTAGCATCGTCGTCGAGTCGAAGGCGGCCGAGAAGGCCGACACGGCCCGGCCGGGCCAGGTGGCCGCCCCGTTCTCGGGCGTCGTGACCCTCCAGGTCGCCGTCGGAGACGTCGTCGCGCCCGGGCAGGCGGTCGCGTCGATCGAGGCCATGAAGATGGAGGCGGCGATCACCGCCCCCGTCGGCGGAACCATCGAGCGGCTCGCCATCCCGAAGACCCAGCAGGTCGACGCGGGCGATCTGCTGGTGGTCATCCAGCCCTCCTGACCGGAGCCGAACGGGCGCCCCGCCGGCGGGGCGCCTACAATGACGAGTCGCGGGAGGTTCCTGCGGAAGAAGGAGAACGCACGACGTGGCAGACAGGCCCGACGCCGAAACGCCCGAGGGGCGCGAACCGCGCGACCTCGTGCCGGCCGACGACGAGCTGACGCCTGCGCGTTCGTTCGAGCCGGCATCATCGCTGGATGTGGACTCGACGCTGAGCATCGCCGTCGACCTCCCGCCCGCGCCCGCGCCCCAGGTGCCGGAGGACGAGGAAGCGGTGGCGATCGACGACGTCCCGGTCGACCCCGGTTTCGTCGCTTCTCCCGCCGAGCCGACCACGGTGTCGGTGGCGATCGTCGCCTCCCGGCTCGCAACCGGCCCGACGGAGACGGCCACGGCCGCCGCAGCCGCCGGGGAGTCCGCGGACGCGGCCACCCCGTTGCCGCCGGCGGATGCGTACGCCGGCTCGCGCCGCGACCGCCTCCGCGGAGAGCACTCAACGCAGCCGGAGCCGGCCGCCATGCTCACCGCCGACCGCCTGCTCGAGGTCAACCGCAAGACGCGTCCGGGCCCGGAGGGGCCCTGGCAGCGGTTCGTGTACAACGTCACGTTCCGCACCGTCAACCTGGGCGACTCCGCGAAGGTGCGCGCCCGCAAGGAGCTCGACCACCGCATCCAGAAGCAGTTGGAGGGCGGCGCGCGCTTCGTGCCGGTGCTCACCCGCAAGGGCGGCGTCGGCAAGACCACCGTCACGACCCTGCTCGGGATGGCGCTGGCCTCCGCGCGCGAGGACCGCATCATCGCCATCGACGCCAACCCGGACCGTGGCACGCTGTCCGAGCGGGTGCCTCGGCAGACCCGCTCGACGGTCCGGGATGTCGTGCACAAGGCCGCGAGCATCGGCGGCTTCACCGACTTCTCGACTCTCGTTTCGCGCGACGAGACGCGCCTCGACATCCTCGCGTCGGACACCGACCCCATGCTCTCGGAGGCGTTCGACGAGAACGACTACAACGTCGTCGCCGACCTCTCCGCCCGGTACTACTCGATCGTGCTGACCGACTGCGGCACCGGCATCGTCCACTCGGTGATGCGGGCGACCTTGCAGCGCGCCGACTCCCTCGTGATCGTGTCCGGCGGCAGCGTGGATGAGGCGCGTCTCGCCTCGGAGACGCTCACCTGGCTGGAGGCGAACGGCTACGGCGAGCTCGTCCGCAACGCGGTCGTGGCGCTCAACACCGCCACCCACGCCACCAACCTGGTCAAGCTGGACGAGATCGAGGCGCACTTCCGCTCGCGCGTGCGCGAGATCGTCCGCGTCCCGTACGACCCGCAGCTGGCCGCCGGCTCGGTGGTGTCGTGGAAGGACCTCAAGCCGCTGACCCGCCTCTCGGCGCGCACCCTGGCCGCCCTCGTCGTCGAGGGCCTCCCGGCCGAGCGCGACTGAGGCGCCCGACCGACCCCGTTCCTCGAGGAGTACCTGTGACCGAACGTCAGATCCGCCTGTTCGGCGACCCCGTGCTGAAGACGCCGTCCGACCCGATCGGTGAGATCGACGAGGGCGTGCGCGGGCTCGTCGAGGACCTGGTGGACAGCGTCCTCCCGCCCGGCCGGGCCGGTGTAGCCGCGCCGCAGATCGGCGTCAACGAGCGCGCGTTCAGCTACAACGTCGACGGCCAGGTCGGCTATGTCATCAACCCCGTGCTGGTCGAG
This region of Leifsonia sp. fls2-241-R2A-40a genomic DNA includes:
- a CDS encoding MerR family transcriptional regulator, whose amino-acid sequence is MSELSREDGARYDLGLLFTDGLPEMDDVNGYRGAVAARAAGISYRQLDYWARTGLVEPTVRGAAGSGSQRLYGFRDILVLKLVKRLLDTGISLQQIRTAVNQLRESGVSDLAQTTLMSDGASVYLCTSNDEVIDLVSRGQGVFGIAVGKVLREVESSLVELDTQAEAMDELAARRAARTRAS
- a CDS encoding ParA family protein — its product is MHVLSVSSLKGGVGKTTVTLGLASAAFAKGLRTLVVDLDPQSDVSTGMDIQVAGHLNVADVLASPKEKIVRAAIAPSGWTKGRSGTIDVMIGSPSAINFDGPHPSIRDIWKLEEALANVEHDYELVLIDCAPSLNALTRTAWAASDRVAVVTEPGLFSVAAADRALRAIEEIRRGLSPRLQPLGIIVNRARVQSLEHQFRIKELRDMFGPLVLSPQLPERTSLQQAQGAAKPLHVWPGESAQEMAHNFDMLLERVLRTARIGEYATAQS
- a CDS encoding pyruvate carboxylase encodes the protein MFRKILVANRGEIAIRAFRAAYELGAETVAVFPYEDRNSMHRLKADEAYQIGEPGHPVRAYLDVQEIIRVAKESGADAIYPGYGFLSENPELAEAARAAGITFIGPRAEVLEMAGNKVTAKEHAIAAGVPVLKSSKPSKDLDELLAAADEIGFPIFAKAVAGGGGRGMRRVNAKEDLRPALEEAMREADSAFGDATMFLEQAVLRPRHIEVQILADATGDTMHLFERDCSVQRRHQKVVEIAPAPNLSDDIRQSLYRDAVAFARSIGYENAGTVEFLLDTAGERAGQHVFIEMNPRIQVEHTVTEEITDVDLVQSQIRIAAGETLADLGLSQDTVQIRGAALQCRITTEDPTAGFRPDTGKITTYRSPGGAGIRLDGGTINPGAQISPHFDSMLAKLITRGRDFPAAVLRARRALAEFRVRGVSTNIPFLQAVLEDPDFIAGNVSTSFIEERPELFKGRESKDRGTKVLNWLADVTVNQPNGPRPLSIEPADKLPKIDLNAPAPAGSRQRLLELGPAGFAEALRAQKALAVTETTFRDAHQSLLATRVRTRDLLAVAPYVARMTPELLSVEAWGGATYDVALRFLGEDPWERLATLREALPNINIQMLLRGRNTVGYTPYPTQVTDAFVREAAATGVDIFRIFDALNDVSQMRPAIESVLATGSAIAEVAVCYTGDLLDPAEDLYTLDYYLRLAEQIVESGAHILAIKDMAGLLRPSAAEKLVAAFRERFDLPVHVHTHDTPGGQLATLLAASRAGADAVDVASAPMAGTTSQPSASALVAALAHTERDTGISLSAVEDLEPYWEAVRQVYRPFESGLPGPTGRVYKHEIPGGQLSNLRQQAKALGLAEDFELVEDMYAAANRILGRIPKVTPSSKVVGDLALHLAAVKADPDDFAENPQNYDIPDSVVGFMAGELGELPGGWPEPFRTKVLAGKTVKVGVEDLSSDDASALEGSSEERRATLNRLLFPAPTRIYEQMKELFGDLSVVDSLDYLYGLKQGSEHVVEFSRGVRLYVGLEAIGEADEKGMRTVMTTLNGQLRPVFVRDRSIVVESKAAEKADTARPGQVAAPFSGVVTLQVAVGDVVAPGQAVASIEAMKMEAAITAPVGGTIERLAIPKTQQVDAGDLLVVIQPS
- a CDS encoding MinD/ParA family protein; protein product: MADRPDAETPEGREPRDLVPADDELTPARSFEPASSLDVDSTLSIAVDLPPAPAPQVPEDEEAVAIDDVPVDPGFVASPAEPTTVSVAIVASRLATGPTETATAAAAAGESADAATPLPPADAYAGSRRDRLRGEHSTQPEPAAMLTADRLLEVNRKTRPGPEGPWQRFVYNVTFRTVNLGDSAKVRARKELDHRIQKQLEGGARFVPVLTRKGGVGKTTVTTLLGMALASAREDRIIAIDANPDRGTLSERVPRQTRSTVRDVVHKAASIGGFTDFSTLVSRDETRLDILASDTDPMLSEAFDENDYNVVADLSARYYSIVLTDCGTGIVHSVMRATLQRADSLVIVSGGSVDEARLASETLTWLEANGYGELVRNAVVALNTATHATNLVKLDEIEAHFRSRVREIVRVPYDPQLAAGSVVSWKDLKPLTRLSARTLAALVVEGLPAERD